A portion of the Pomacea canaliculata isolate SZHN2017 linkage group LG13, ASM307304v1, whole genome shotgun sequence genome contains these proteins:
- the LOC112554087 gene encoding dynein assembly factor 4, axonemal-like has protein sequence MRAKREEAIAKTQTRTQEAIKLREEAKRENEKAAVREMMKIEETERSRIEGQKRAERERADADLEAWKEEQRRLAELEKQRLLAERMEEEKIKRGKEKRHRRVCGGNIFYEAANEMGAAPKRLSGKIEVNFTERVFPTPVRESTAQAEEEWLQKQAEARQVAQLADSDLSEEERNPQFLRDKGNSFFATGNYQAAVNAYTHAIRLNPKMSSLYSNRAACHLKLRNFFKCIEDCSKALDLLHPPVPQNAPSRCKALVRRGTAFCELEMYVEGLGEYEAALKIEPNNEELRADAEKIRQLIQGNTEA, from the exons aTGAGAGCGAAAAGAGAAGAAGCTATAGCAAAGACACAGACAAGAACTCAAGAGGCTATTAAATTAAGAGAAGAGGCAAAACGCGAGAATGAGAAAGCAGCTGTGAGGGAAATGATGAAG ATTGAGGAAACAGAAAGAAGTCGGATTGAGGGTCAAAAGCGAGCAGAACGTGAGAGAGCTGATGCTGATCTGGAGGCATGGAAAGAAGAACAGCGGCGCTTGGCTGAGTTG gagaaaCAAAGGTTACTTGCAGAGAggatggaggaagaaaagataaaaagaggCAAAGAGAAGAGACACAGGAGAG TATGTGGTGGTAACATATTCTATGAGGCAGCCAACGAAATGGGAGCTGCTCCCAAGAGGCTGTCTGGAAAGATTGAAGTCAACTTCACAGAGCGTGTTTTTCCTACGCCTGTCAGAGAGTCAACTGCCCAGGCTGAAGAGGAG TGGCTGCAAAAACAAGCTGAAGCACGACAAGTCGCTCAGCTGGCAGACAGTGACCTGTCAGAAGAAGAGCGTAATCCACAGTTTCTTAGGGACAAGGGAAA CTCTTTTTTTGCCACTGGGAACTATCAGGCAGCAGTCAACGCTTACACTCACGCCATACGCTTGAACCCCAAGATGTCATC ATTGTACTCAAACAGAGCTGCATGCCATCTGAAGCTGAGAAATTTCTTTAAATGCATAGAAGACTGTTCAAAG GCGCTGGACCTGCTGCATCCCCCTGTCCCTCAGAACGCTCCCAGTCGCTGCAAAGCCCTCGTCCGACGCGGCACAGCCTTCTGCGAGCTGGAGATGTATGTGGAAG GTTTAGGAGAGTATGAAGCAGCCTTGAAGATAGAGCCCAACAACGAGGAGCTGAGGGCAGACGCCGAGAAGATACGACAGCTTATTCAGGGCAACACGGAAGCCTAG
- the LOC112554086 gene encoding mediator of RNA polymerase II transcription subunit 27-like: MENKLKISQSQIEQLQQALRLTQKLRTHVCQIFRDLGDGFSEIDLSDDKPEKQKEVLNSLRNTLETVNNDLSDLEKVGQNLVAANPSANCDHVSLDPILDRTPLYSQLLHSYKWTNKMHEHATVAFNLLSQNALKRSPHQSLAGGGKRAKRLTSTASAVPPAVVDSLVATLDRQHADMLITVSRPLGSCAVVQIVLGRVLKALVVLRGFVIEWVKVKGYNEDFTTEDGRVDIWSTSRYQVFRKISDHAAAAMLHYYAPYMPDIGIRSFALWLQGYSNLFSAPCHKCGKFLQNAMPPTWRDFRTRDPYHDGCRQ, encoded by the exons ATGGAGAACAAGTTGAAGATTTCTCAGAGTCAAATCGAGCAACTCCAGCAAGCACTCAGGCTCACTCAAAAACTTAGAACACATGTTTGCCAGATTTTTCGTGATCTTGGAGATGGATTTTCAGAAATTGATTTAAGTGATGACAAAcctgaaaagcaaaaagaagtCTTGAACTCCTTGCGGAACACTTTGGAGACTGTAAACAATGATTTGAG TGATTTAGAAAAGGTCGGACAAAACCTTGTCGCCGCAAATCCCTCAGCTAACTGTGATCATGTCAGCCTTGACCCTATCCTGGACAGAACTCCTTTGTACTCACAGCTTCTCCACTCATACAAATGGACAAACAAG ATGCATGAGCATGCAACTGTAGCATTCAACCTTCTGAGCCAGAATGCCCTTAAGCGCTCACCACATCAAAGTCTGGCAGGAGGTGGAAAGCGAGCTAAACGTCTTACAAGCACGGCCAGTGCTGTTCCTCCAGC ggTTGTTGATTCCCTTGTGGCCACTTTGGATCGGCAGCATGCAGACATGCTCATTACTGTCTCAAGACCCCTTGGCAGTTGTGCAGTTGTGCAG ATTGTTCTTGGACGTGTATTGAAGGCTTTAGTGGTACTACGAGGTTTTGTAATTGAATGGGTGAAAGTAAAAGGCTACAATGAAGACTTTACAACAGAAGATGGAAGG GTTGACATCTGGTCTACATCTCGTTACCAGGTGTTCAGAAAG atATCAGATCATGCAGCTGCTGCCATGCTTCACTACTATGCTCCATACATGCCAGATATTGGAATTCGGTCTTTTGCA ctCTGGCTTCAAGGATACTCCAATCTCTTCTCTGCCCCATGCCATAAATGTGGGAAGTTCTTGCAGAATGCCATGCCTCCAACTTGGAGGGATTTCAGAACTCGTGATCCCTACCATGACGGTTGTCGGCAGTGA
- the LOC112554085 gene encoding 28S ribosomal protein S30, mitochondrial-like: protein MATAMRRLQFMQRSFIVHHIRHNSVASAYLAPDSPEKQESLYPPIKPKYPPGQQWGSMTPDYAWLWHRRKEESIAIGDVRERTKALCEKEMNQLVYKVRDFYPRSLAYHKYVTKTRVVDGIPNVYQRFIDAAKVDALVARLTPIVSDIILMETDQLERKKYLQEGFFNYCTKQACLLVRNILGTLVTEMAAEFPHLQTAQYDENVTIAAFWDRHGFQRKSQVKHPKRTTMQEVNDKRISSSRGILDFILRSSKPLPVFVERDDALCKGSIPQLQPAAPMAYGQKEEKKAKRSVIAGHVYGDPCEFGLLSINETLWSRKLTKAYGEQHAKDNRLCQGIGSSFVWLVAQAYNQGFNTVIDLTYPLSTQTVLTDGKTWQFLFYQLNTLALWLDDEANSRVNICWRDEEKDLFVGIENGKVVGFNPDILRQLIMCLALAPADRPYSLQPTLPQNTDDPKDKTDFIPPKPVKVEVVKEIKYVV from the exons ATGGCGACGGCCATGAGGAGGTTGCAATTTATGCAGAGGTCGTTCATCGTTCATCATATACGTCATAACAGTGTTGCCTCCGCCTACCTTGCACCAGATTCTCCTGAAAAGCAGGAGTCCTTATACCCTCCaataaaaccaaaatatcctCCAGGACAACAATGGGGCAGCATGACACCAGACTATGCGTGGCTGTGgcacagaaggaaagaagagagcaTTGCGATTGGCGATGTCAGAGAGAGAACGAAGGCACTTTGCGAGAAAGAAATGAACCAGCTTGTATACAAAGTGAGAGACTTCTATCCTCGGTCATTAGCGTATCACAAATATGTAACCAAAACTCGTGTGGTTGATGGTATACCGAATGTTTACCAACGTTTCATCGACGCTGCGAAGGTGGATGCTCTTGTTGCCCGCCTGACACCAATTGTGTCAGACATCATCCTCATGGAGACAGATCAGCTGGAGCGAAAGAAGTATTTGCAAGAAGGATTTTTTAACTACTGCACGAAACAAGCATGCTTGCTAGTTCGCAACATCCTTGGTACACTCGTAACAGAGATGGCCGCAGAGTTTCCACATTTGCAGACTGCTCAATATGATGAAAACGTAACGATCGCAGCCTTTTGGGATCGGCATGGGTTTCAGCGCAAGAGTCAAGTAAAACACCCCAAGCGCACAACTATGCAGGAGGTTAACGACAAGCGGATATCTTCGTCCAGAGGCATACTTGACTTTATTCTCCGGTCTTCAAAGCCTCTTCCAGTG ttTGTTGAACGGGATGATGCCCTGTGTAAAGGAAGCATCCCTCAGTTACAACCAGCAGCTCCAATGGCGTATGgacagaaagaggagaaaaaggcTAAGCGCAGCGTTATTGCAG GTCATGTTTATGGTGACCCTTGTGAGTTTGGACTACTGTCCATCAATGAGACACTGTGGTCAAGAAAGCTTACTAAAGCGTATGGAGAGCAGCATGCAAAGGACAACCGCTTGTGTCAAGGCATTGGATCATCCTTTGTCTGGCTTGTGGCTCAGGCCTACAATCAGG GTTTTAATACCGTCATTGATCTCACCTACCCACTAAGCACTCAGACAGTTCTAACAGATGGCAAGACGTGGCAGTTCCTGTTCTATCAACTCAACACCCTTGCACTGTGGTTGGATGATGAGGCCAACAGTCGTGTCAACATCTGTTGGAGGGATGAAGAAAAGGACCTCTTTGTGGGCATAGAAAATGGAAAAGTTGTAGGCTTCAATCCAGACATTTTGCGTCAGTTGATAATGTGTCTTGCATTAGCACCAGCTGATCGACCATACAGCCTGCAACCTACATTGCCACAGAATACAGATGACCCAAAAGACAAGACAGACTTTATTCCTCCAAAACCAGTGAAGGTAGAGGTGGTGAAGGAAATTAAATATGTAGTGTAA